DNA sequence from the Penaeus monodon isolate SGIC_2016 chromosome 28, NSTDA_Pmon_1, whole genome shotgun sequence genome:
NNNNNNNNNNNNNNNNNNNAGATGACAGTCACTGAACGGGGCCAAGGAGATTATTATACAGATTTGATTTTGGGGGGAACCACTGTTCTAATGCATTTTGAAGTACcgtgtatgtgtacacaacaaatataaaataatatttttgatgcTCTAGTAGATgaagatatctattatataatcttttaaaggTTAGCATTAGTGGCGAAATAAAGTGAAATCGTCTTTTCCCCTAATTATTCGGGTAAAGTGTCAGTGAACCTATACACATTCCGCTTGATTTCTTATAAAAGTGACATTAATTATCAGAAATTATGTCAGCATGACTGACTTGACTCGGTATGGTTGTTTCCGATCGATTANNNNNNNNNNNNNNNNNNNNNNNNNNNNNNNNNNNNNNNNNNNNNNNNNNNNNNNNNNNNNNNNNNNNNNNNNNNNNNNNNNNNNNNNNNNNNNNNNNNNNNNNNNNNNNNNNNNNNNNNNNNNNNNNNNNNNNNNNNNNNNNNNNNNNNNNNNNNNNNNNNNNNNNNNNNNNNNNNNNNNNNNNNNNNNNNNNNNNNNNNNNNNNNNNNNNNNNNNNNNNNNNNNNNNNNNNNNNNNNNNNNNNNNNNNNNNNNNNNNNNNNNNNNNNNNNNNNNNNNNNNNNNNNNNNNNNNNNNNNNNNNNNNNNNNNNNNNNNNNNNNNNNNNNNNNNNNNNNNNNNNNNNNNNNNNNNNNNNNNNNNNNNNNNNNNNNNNNNNNNNNNNNNNNNNNNNNNNNNNNNNNNNNNNNNNNNNNNNNNNNNNNNNNNNNNNNNNNNNNNNNNNNNNNNNNNNNNNNNNNNNNNNNNNNNNNNNNNNNNNNNNNNNNNNNNNNNNNNNNNNNNNNNNNNNNNNNNNNNNNNNNNNNNNNNNNNNNNNNNNNNNNNNNNNNNNNNNNNNNNNNNNNNNNNNNNNNNNNNNNNNNNNNNNNNNNNNNNNNNNNNNNNNNNNNNNNNNNNNNNNNNNNNNNNNNNCTTGACCACCACTTCGGTCTGGTCATCCACTTTGGTCACAGTGGTCTGGAGAGCCGACAGAATGCCTCGCTTGAAGTTGGTTGCCGTGGCGTCCTCTCTCTCGTGGGGACAGAGGTACTCGATCTCTCCGTCTTGGTAGCTGTGGGTGTAAAGGGNNNNNNNNNNNNNNNNNNNNNNNNNNNNNNNNNNNNNNNNNNNNNNNNNNNNNNNNNNNNNNNNNNNNNNNNNNNNNNNNNNNNNNNNNNNNNNNNNNNNNNNNNNNNNNNNNNNNNNNNNNNNNNNNNNNNNNNNNNNNNNNNNNNNNNNNNNNNNNNNNNNNNNNNNNNNNNNNNNNNNNNNNNNNNNNNNNNNNNNNNNNNNNNNNNNNNNNNNNNNNNNNNNNNNNNNNNNNNNNNNNNNNNNNNNNNNNNNNNNNNNNNNNNNNNNNNNNNNNNNNNNNNNNNNNNNNNNNNNNNNNNNNNNNNNNNNNNNNNNNNNNNNNNNNNNNNNNNNNNNNNNNNNNNNNNNNNNNNNNNNNNNNNNNNNNNNNNNNNNNNNNNNNNNNGGTGACTAGCTCTATAGTTTGGCCCCTTGGGTGCTGTGGTGGTGATGAAgcaaaagtgagggagagatgacGAAAGAGGGGGAGTAATGAGTTCTTTGGTTGGCTTNNNNNNNNNNNNNNNNNNNNNNNNNNGGTGGTGGTGGTTTATTTGGCTCTGATTAGCTTCTTAGTATATGTGGTGGAGATGCAAAAGTGAGGGAGTGAGTTTTTTGGTAGCTGTGGTGGTGGCGCAAAGGTGAGAGAGTGTTGGTGACAGAGAGGGAGTTACATGGAGTTTTTTGGTTGCTGTGGTGCAAAAGTGAGGGagtgataatgaaagaaagggagtgagataATGGTGAGGGAGTGATATGGTAGATTTCCCNNNNNNNNNNNNNNNNNNNNNNNNNNNNNNGGTGATGATGATAGAGTGGGAGTAACACGGAGTTCCTTGCGATGCAAAAGTGGCCGTGCGTGAGGAGGTGGTATGGTTTCGCNNNNNNNNNNNNNNNNNNNNNNNNNNNNNNNNNNNNNNNNNNNNNNNNNNNNNNNNNNNNNNNNNNNNNNNNNNNNNNNNNNNNNNNNNNNNNNNNNNNNNNNNNNNNNNNNNNNNNNNNNNNNNNNNNNNNNCATTCTGTTACTGGTGTGATTTTGCGGGGCTCTTTTATTAgcttatttctaaaattttcttaGTGATCTTGTTTTTGTGTCTATTAGTCGNNNNNNNNNNNNNNNNNNNNNNNNNNNNNNNNNNNNNNNNNNNNNNNACGGTTATCATCATTCGCGATTCCACTTGGTTAGGTTAGTAGAACTNNNNNNNNNNNNNNNNNNNNNNNNNNNNNNNNNNNNNNNNNNNNNNNNNNNNNNNNNNNNNNNNNNNNNNNNNNNNNNNNNNNNNNNNNNNNNNNNNNNNNNNNNNNNNNNNNNNNNNNNNNNNNNNNNNNNNNNNNNNNNNNNNNNNNNNNNNNNNNNNNNNNNNNNNNNNNNNNNNNNNNNNNNNNNNNNNNNNNNNNNNNNNNNNNNNNNNNNNNNNNNNNNNNNNNNNNNNNNNNNNNNNNNNNNNNNNNNNNNNNNNNNNNNNNNNNNNNNNNNNNNNNNNNNNNNNNNNNNNNNNNNNNNNNNNNNNNNNNNNNNNNNNNNNNNNNNNNNNNNNNNNNNNNNNNNNNNNNNNNNNNNNNNNNNNNNNNNNNNNNNNNNNNNNNNNNNNNNNNNNNNNNNNNNNNNNNNNNNNNNNNNNNNNNNNNNNNNNNNNNNNNNNNNNNNNNNNNNNNNNNNNNNNNNNNNNNNNNNNNNNNNNNNNNNNNNNNNNNNNNNNNNNNNNNNNNNNNNNNNNNNNNNNNNNNNNNNNNNNNNNNNNNNNNNNNNNNNNNNNNNNNNNNNNNTCCTTGGTCTCACCTGAAGTGGAGGTCGTGCGCCCTGACGGAGGCGACGAACCCGGCGATTCTGTCCTCAGGGGCGCCATCCACGCCCACTTCCGAAACCTGGAAGGGAAGgtgtttttttatagattatgGAACGNNNNNNNNNNNNNNNNNNNNNNNNNNNNNNNNNNNNNNNNNNNNNNNNNNNNNNNNNNNNNNNNNNNNNNNNNNNNNNNNNNNNNNNNNNNNNNNNNNNNNNNNNNNNNNNNNNNNNNNNNNNNNNNNNNNNNNNNNNNNNNNNNNNNNNNNNNNNNNNNNNNNNNNNNNNNNNNNNNNNNNNNNNNNNNNNatttgtcttttactttttcgtCAACTTTATCTGGGTTTCAACAAGGTATTCTTCCACTTTTTGAAGAGAAATTAACAGTGGATATTCGAACAAATCTACCCTTCCCTATcccttaacaataataaaatatatgcccCCCCCCNNNNNNNNNNNNNNNNNNNNNNNNNNNNNNNNNNNNNNNNNNNNNNNCTAATCTCAAGATACCATCAACCAAATCTACTCACAATCTACCCAACCAATCTACCCAAACCATTCTACCTTCATCCCACAGATTCCCCCGCCTNNNNNNNNNNNNNNNNNNNNNNNNNNNNNNNNNNNNNNNNNNNNNNNNNNNNNNNNNTCTTCAGGTCACACGGCGTCCTGGCACTGATGCTGACCACCGCCCGCACGGAGAGCCTGGATTCCTGACCTTCCGCGACCTGAGCTGAGGTCACGGCCTCGCCTTGGTACTGGTATTGGTACGTGTGGCCGGGAACGAAGTGTACGCCCGGCCGCCCGTCGCCTGGGGGTCGAATGAAGCTCTCTCTTAGACAGGTGGGCGGGATGGCAACGTGACAGGTGGGCGGGATGGCAACGTGACAGGTGGGCGGGATGCCAATATGGCAGGTGGGCGGGATGGCAACGTGACAGGTGGGCGGGATGGCAACATGACAGGTGGACGGGATGGCaacatgagaggtgggcgggaaGGCAACATGACAGGTGGGCGGGATGGCAACGTGACAGGTGGGCAGGATGGCAACGTGACAGGTGGGCGGGATGGAAACATGGCAGGTGGGCGGGATGGAAACATGGCAGGTGGGCGGGATGGCAACGTGACAGGTGGGCAGGGTGGCAACATGGCAGGTGGGCGGGATGGCAACGTGGCAGGTGGGCGGGAAGGCAACATGGCAGGTGGGCGGGATGGCAACGTGACAGGTGGGCGGGATGGCAACGTGACAGGTGGGCGGGATGGCAACGTGACAGGTGGGCAGGATGGCAACATGACAGGTGGGCGGGATGGCAACGTGGCAGGTGGGCGGGATGGCAACGTGGCAGGTGGGCGGGATGGCAACGTGACAGGTGGGCGGAATGGCAACGTNNNNNNNNNNNNNNNNNNNNNNNNNNNNNNNNNNNNNNNNNNNNNNNNNNNNNNNNNNNNNNNNNNNNNNNNNNNNNNNNNNNNNNNNNNNNNNNNNNNNNNNNNNNNNNNNNNNNNNNNNNNNNNNNNNNNNNNNNNNNNNNNNNNNNNNNNNNNNNNNNNNNNNNNNNNNNNNNNNNNNNNNNNNNNNNNNNNNNNNNNNNNNNNNNNNNNNNNNNNNNNNNNNNNNNNNNNNNNNNNNNNNNNNNNNNNNNNNNNNNNNNNNNNNNNNNNNNNNNNNNNNNNNNNNNNNNNNNNNNNNNNNNNNNNNNNNNNNNNNNNNNNNNNNNNNNNNNNNNNNNNNNNNNNNNNNNNNNNNNNNNNNNNNNNNNNNNNNNNNNNNNNNNNNNNNNNNNNNNNNNNNNNNNNNNNNNNNNNNNNNNNNNNNNNNNNNNNNNNNNNNNNNNNNNNNNNNNNNNNNNNNNNNNNNNNNNNNNNNNNNNNNNNNNNNNNNNNNNNNNNNNNNNNNNNNNNNNNNNNNNNNNNNNNNNNNNNNNNNNNNNNNNNNNNNNNNNNNNNNNNNNNNNNNNNNNNNNNNN
Encoded proteins:
- the LOC119591121 gene encoding circumsporozoite protein-like encodes the protein MAGGRDGNVTGGRDGNMTGGRDGNMRGGREGNMTGGRDGNVTGGQDGNVTGGRDGNMAGGRDGNMAGGRDGNVTGGQGGNMAGGRDGNVAGGREGNMAGGRDGNVTGGRDGNVTGGRDGNVTGGQDGNMTGGRDGNVAGGRDGNVAGGRDGNVTGSAWHPQYPGWPVANPGTGSYLRVPLLRPLHLTRGPVGPGRP